The Pan troglodytes isolate AG18354 chromosome 8, NHGRI_mPanTro3-v2.0_pri, whole genome shotgun sequence genome window below encodes:
- the SCART1 gene encoding LOW QUALITY PROTEIN: scavenger receptor cysteine-rich domain-containing protein SCART1 (The sequence of the model RefSeq protein was modified relative to this genomic sequence to represent the inferred CDS: inserted 1 base in 1 codon; deleted 1 base in 1 codon), producing MRAALWTLGLGPLLFNLWAVPIGGPGALRLAYRHSTCDQVALVRHHGAWGYVCNQQWMLAEASVVCRQLGCGPAVGAPKYVPLPGEMAQPWLHNVSCRGNESSLWECSLGSWCQSPCPHAWVVVALCSNGTFRELWLVKGRSPCAGLPEIRNVNGVDRLCGLHVEEAMVFCRELGCGPVLQAPRRDVGVVRKYLACRGTEPTIRSCRLDNFRSGCDLRLVAEVDCSGHTEARLVGGEHPCAGHLEVRRGLTWGTVCDADLDLATAHVVCRELQCGAVVSTPKGARFGRGSGPVWTEAFRCVGNESLLFHCPRGRGSQCGHGHDAGLRCSEFRMVNGSSSCEGHVELQVQGSWAPLCATHWDIADATVLCHQLNCGNAVAAPGGGHFGDGDAAIWPDAFHCEGTEPYLWNCPVSTLGAPACVPGNTASAVCSGLPHALRLSEGQSRCDGRVEVSLDGVWGRVLDDAWDLHGAGVVCRQLGCGGAQQAYDAPAPSRGSVQVALSRVRCLGTETRLTQCNVSATLQEPAGTSRDAGVVCSGEGGTASPMARRHGIPGALTLSLHREPQGAAGRGAGACAGRVEVLHGGAWGTVCGDAWDLRDAHVVCRQLGCGRALSALGAAHFGAGAGRIWLDELGCQGHESALWQCPSAGWGRHDCRHKEDAGVFCSESVALRLRGGTCCCAGWLDVFYNGTWGAVCSNALKDLSLSIICKQXGVWGVGLAGEQALPLCGHRDRLGGQHRVLQAAQLHSVAMPFPPMAPALLRPLRAGLSEDRPQAAGEPLNCSSSLGCPEEGALRVRGGEDRCSGRVELWHAGSWGTVCDDGWDLADAEVVCRQLGCGRAVAALGAAAFGPGSGPVWLDEVGCRGSEASLWGCPAERWGRGDCAHKEDAGVRCWAPPLAPPPAHKAWALPEITCLVLGSLLGIISLFLGTQWCRRRAACRGWEMSGHLSSEGVYEDVGDFPMGEKDEGPAASADLGLEEDYDDGGEPEDGAGEEAEEASVLLSPAGVHLCALASTVLFLLYCSDAEGTALASAYIERTESCCSCVRDFLSCLRPEAVGLLAVLSKLHLPVGRCGLREVVGPYLGYFGSCAVSFQHLVPVGCRRGLGQPRSL from the exons ATGAGGGCAGCTCTCTGGACCCTGGGACTCGGGCCCCTTCTTTTCAATCTCTGGGCAGTCCCCATTG GTGGACCAGGTGCTCTGAGGCTGGCGTACAGACACAGCACGTGCGACCAAGTGGCGTTGGTCCGACACCACGGGGCATGGGGATACGTGTGCAACCAGCAGTGGATGCTGGCAGAGGCCTCTGTCGTGTGCAGGCAGCTGGGCTGCGGCCCTGCCGTGGGCGCCCCCAAGTATGTCCCGCTGCCTGGAGAGATGGCCCAGCCCTGGCTTCACAACGTGTCCTGCCGGGGCAACGAGTCCTCCCTCTGGGAGTGCAGCCTTGGCTCATGGTGCCAGAGCCCGTGCCCCCACGCATGGGTGGTGGTCGCGCTGTGCTCCA ATGGCACTTTCCGGGAGCTCTGGCTGGTGAAGGGCCGCAGTCCCTGCGCGGGACTCCCCGAGATCAGAAACGTGAATGGGGTGGACCGCCTCTGTGGCCTGCATGTGGAGGAGGCCATGGTGTTCTGCCGGGAGCTGGGGTGCGGCCCTGTGCTCCAGGCCCCCCGCCGGGACGTGGGCGTCGTCAGGAAGTACCTGGCCTGCAGGGGTACCGAGCCCACCATCCGCAGCTGCAGACTGGACAACTTCCGCAGCGGCTGCGACCTGCGGCTGGTCGCAGAGGTGGACTGCTCGG GACACACCGAGGCCCGACTGGTGGGCGGCGAGCACCCCTGCGCCGGGCACCTGGAGGTGAGGCGGGGCCTGACCTGGGGCACCGTCTGTGATGCGGACCTGGACCTGGCCACGGCCCACGTGGTGTGCCGGGAGCTGCAGTGCGGGGCGGTCGTGTCCACACCCAAGGGTGCCCGCTTCGGCCGGGGCTCGGGGCCGGTGTGGACGGAGGCCTTCCGCTGTGTGGGCAACGAGTCGCTGCTGTTCCACTGCCCGCGGGGGCGCGGGAGCCAGTGTGGGCACGGCCACGACGCGGGGCTCAGGTGCTCAG AGTTCAGGATGGTCAACGGCAGCAGCAGCTGTGAGGGCCACGTGGAGCTCCAGGTGCAGGGGTCCTGGGCACCCCTCTGTGCCACCCACTGGGACATAGCAGATGCCACCGTCCTCTGCCACCAGCTCAACTGTGGCAACGCGGTGGCCGCACCTGGAGGAGGCCATTTTGGGGACGGGGATGCTGCCATCTGGCCTGACGCCTTTCACTGTGAGGGGACAGAGCCCTACTTGTGGAATTGCCCGGTAAGCACCCTGGGGGCCCCGGCCTGTGTCCCGGGAAACACAGCCTCCGCGGTCTGCTCAG GTCTGCCCCACGCCCTGCGACTGAGTGAAGGACAGAGCCGCTGTGACGGCCGCGTGGAGGTCTCCCTGGATGGCGTGTGGGGCCGCGTCCTGGACGATGCCTGGGACCTGCACGGCGCGGGCGTGGTGTGCCGGCAACTCGGGTGCGGAGGGGCCCAGCAAGCCTATGACGCACCTGCCCCCAGCCGCGGATCCGTCCAGGTGGCGCTGAGCCGCGTGCGCTGTCTGGGCACCGAAACCCGCCTGACTCAGTGCAACGTGTCCGCGACCCTGCAGGAGCCCGCGGGGACCTCGCGGGACGCTGGCGTGGTGTGCTCCGGTGAGGGCGGAACCGCGTCCCCCATGGCCCGTCGCCACGGGATCCCGGGCGCCCTGACTCTGTCTCTCCACAGGGAGCCTCAGGGTGCGGCTGGCCGCGGGGCCGGGGCG TGTGCGGGGCGCGTGGAGGTGCTGCACGGGGGCGCGTGGGGCACCGTGTGTGGCGATGCCTGGGACCTGCGGGACGCGCACGTGGTCTGCAGGCAGCTGGGCTGTGGCCGCGCCCTGAGCGCCCTGGGGGCCGCACACTTCGGAGCCGGGGCAGGGCGCATCTGGCTGGACGAGCTGGGCTGCCAGGGCCACGAGTCTGCGCTGTGGCAGTGCCCGTCGGCGGGCTGGGGGCGGCACGACTGCAGGCACAAGGAGGACGCCGGCGTCTTCTGCTCAG AGTCGGTGGCTCTGAGGCTGCGAGGTGGGACCTGCTGCTGTGCTGGGTGGCTGGACGTGTTCTACAATGGGACCTGGGGCGCCGTGTGCAGCAATGCCCTGAAGGACCTCTCCTTGTCCATCATCTGCAAGC ctggggtgtggggagtggggcTGGCTGGAGAACAGGCCCTTCCCCTCTGCGGGCACCGGGACCGCCTGGGTGGACAACATCGAGTGCTGCAGGCTGCCCAACTCCACTCTGTGGCAATGCCCTTCCCACCCATGGCACCCGCACTCTTGCGACCTTTGAGAGCAG GACTGTCAGAGGACAGGCCACAGGCTGCCGGGGAGCCCCTCAACTGCTCCTCCTCGCTCGGCTGCCCAG AGGAGGGCGCACTGCGCGTGCGCGGGGGCGAGGACCGCTGCTCCGGGCGCGTGGAGCTCTGGCACGCGGGCTCCTGGGGCACCGTGTGCGACGATGGCTGGGACCTGGCGGACGCGGAGGTCGTGTGCCGCCAGCTGGGCTGCGGTCGGGCCGTCGCCGCCCTGGGGGCCGCCGCCTTTGGCCCTGGCTCCGGGCCCGTGTGGCTGGACGAGGTGGGGTGCCGGGGCAGCGAGGCGTCCCTGTGGGGCTGCCCTGCGGAGCGGTGGGGACGCGGAGACTGCGCGCACAAGGAGGACGCGGGCGTGCGCTGCTGGG CCCCTCCCTTGGCCCCTCCACCTGCCCACAAGGCCTGGGCCCTGCCTGAGATCACCTGCCTGGTCCTTGGCTCCCTCCTGGGCATCATCTCCCTGTTCCTGGGGACACAGTGGTGTCGCCGCAGAGCAGCCTGCAGGG GTTGGGAGATGTCAGGCCATCTGTCCTCAGAGGGTGTCTATGAGGACGTCGGAGACTTCCCCATGGGGGAGAAAGACGAGGGACCTGCAGCATCTGCGGACCTGGGCCTGGAGGAGGACTATGACGATGGGGGAGAGCCTGAGGATGGCGCTggggaggaggcggaggaggcCAGCGTGCTGCTGAGCCCCGCAGGTGTGCACCTCTGTGCCCTGGCGTCCACGGTGCTCTTCCTGCTGTACTGCTCCGATGCAGAGGGCACGGCTCTGGCCAGCGCCTACATCGAAAGGACTGAGAGCTGCTGCTCATGTGTCCGTGACTTTCTCTCCTGTCTCAGGCCTGAGGCAGTAGGACTTTTGGCTGTCCTTTCAAAGCTGCATCTCCCAGTGGGTAGATGTGGACTTAGGGAGGTCGTAGGTCCATATCTGGGTTACTTTGGCAGCTGTGCAGTGTCCTTCCAGCACCTTGTCCCAGTTGGCTGCAGGAGGGGCCTTGGGCAGCCCAGGTCACTGTGA